Proteins encoded by one window of Streptomyces sp. ALI-76-A:
- a CDS encoding WD40 repeat domain-containing protein: MNVEELVRQTLREQAAGQTSTGPGFADRVLVVRLRRRRRGFAGVAAATAAVVAVAVGVPLLDSGKEDARPAGIVQQGGISAHPDQSPPRETIAAGDAVLAAYYTVETVGRTDDEAVAVRTYSLLDPGTGRYEKDPRWSYVAVAPGLRTAAVLERELPARRIGLLDLATGEVERWIPAPRGAGAVAFSYDGGRLVATTYDANPDLRVKVRNAEGGEAWMAPYGQSSRTGFSVLGLASGDASWSPVDAGRNINARQDFAFTRSGDGVYSQVIGGKDGMQQFHDLTGRKVAGPANERYLRSDVSARLSPDGRLAALGLAKEVAGSPGKGYSSIRDPRTGEEITRVRGGELLAWADDQRLIGWERVTSLEEEYRPRLVLVTIGSDKVVPLSGVREPDESPDRLEWEPVFARR; encoded by the coding sequence ATGAACGTCGAGGAACTCGTCCGGCAGACCCTGCGGGAACAGGCGGCCGGCCAGACGTCGACGGGGCCGGGGTTCGCCGACCGGGTGCTGGTGGTCCGCCTGCGCCGTCGTCGCCGCGGGTTCGCCGGGGTCGCCGCCGCCACGGCCGCCGTGGTCGCGGTCGCCGTCGGGGTACCGCTGCTGGACTCCGGCAAGGAGGACGCACGCCCGGCGGGGATCGTGCAGCAGGGCGGGATCAGCGCCCACCCGGACCAGTCGCCGCCGCGCGAGACGATCGCGGCCGGCGACGCGGTGCTGGCCGCGTACTACACGGTGGAGACCGTCGGGCGGACCGACGACGAGGCCGTCGCCGTGCGCACCTACTCGCTCCTCGACCCGGGGACCGGACGGTACGAGAAGGACCCGAGGTGGTCCTATGTCGCCGTCGCCCCCGGGCTGAGGACGGCCGCCGTCCTGGAACGGGAGCTGCCCGCCCGCCGGATCGGCCTGCTCGACCTCGCGACGGGGGAGGTCGAGCGGTGGATCCCGGCTCCGCGGGGGGCCGGCGCGGTCGCGTTCTCGTACGACGGCGGCCGGCTGGTCGCGACGACGTACGACGCGAACCCGGACCTGCGGGTCAAGGTGCGCAACGCGGAAGGCGGGGAGGCGTGGATGGCCCCCTACGGTCAGTCGAGCCGGACCGGGTTCTCCGTGCTCGGCCTGGCCTCCGGCGACGCCTCCTGGAGCCCGGTCGACGCCGGCCGGAACATCAACGCCCGCCAGGACTTCGCCTTCACCCGCTCCGGCGACGGGGTGTACTCGCAGGTCATCGGAGGCAAGGACGGAATGCAGCAGTTCCACGACCTCACGGGCCGCAAGGTCGCCGGGCCCGCGAACGAGCGGTACCTGCGGTCCGATGTGAGCGCCCGACTGTCCCCGGACGGCAGGCTCGCCGCCCTCGGCCTGGCGAAGGAGGTCGCCGGCTCTCCCGGCAAGGGATACTCCTCGATCCGTGATCCCCGTACGGGCGAGGAGATCACCCGGGTGCGCGGCGGCGAACTGCTGGCCTGGGCCGACGACCAGCGGCTCATCGGCTGGGAGCGGGTCACCAGCCTGGAGGAGGAGTACCGGCCGCGACTCGTGCTGGTCACGATCGGCAGCGACAAGGTCGTACCGCTGAGCGGGGTCCGAGAGCCGGACGAGAGCCCCGACCGGCTGGAGTGGGAGCCCGTCTTCGCGCGGCGCTGA
- a CDS encoding SigE family RNA polymerase sigma factor: MDAAELESFREFVDNRSSALLKTAVLLCGGDRHAAEDLLQNALAKAVGKWQRIDEPEAYVRRILYRQQVSRWRLKWRGREVVVAQPPEANAVGADAAAAAELRVVMRTALSRLTARQRTVLVLRYFEDLPEADVARLLGCSVGTVRSTTHRSLARLRSLAPELAALDPPDAAPRPSRDFSPVEVRP; encoded by the coding sequence ATGGACGCCGCGGAACTGGAGAGTTTCCGGGAGTTCGTGGACAACAGGTCGTCGGCACTGCTGAAGACGGCGGTGCTGCTGTGCGGCGGCGACCGGCATGCCGCCGAGGACCTGCTGCAGAACGCGCTGGCCAAGGCGGTCGGCAAGTGGCAGCGGATCGACGAGCCCGAGGCCTACGTACGACGGATCCTCTACCGCCAGCAGGTCAGCCGCTGGCGGCTGAAGTGGCGCGGACGGGAGGTCGTCGTCGCGCAGCCGCCCGAGGCGAACGCCGTCGGCGCCGACGCGGCGGCCGCGGCCGAACTGCGCGTGGTGATGCGCACCGCGCTGTCCCGGCTCACCGCACGCCAGCGCACCGTGCTGGTGCTCCGCTACTTCGAGGACCTGCCGGAGGCCGACGTGGCCCGGCTGCTGGGCTGCTCCGTCGGCACCGTACGGTCCACCACCCACCGCTCCCTCGCCCGGCTGCGCTCCCTCGCGCCCGAACTGGCCGCCCTGGACCCGCCGGACGCCGCACCGCGGCCGTCCCGTGACTTCTCGCCCGTGGAGGTGCGTCCATGA
- the dapD gene encoding 2,3,4,5-tetrahydropyridine-2,6-dicarboxylate N-succinyltransferase, which yields MTDTTAPRTTGAVAAGLATVAADGTVLDTWFPAPELAPEPGPSGTERLTAERAVAALGEGAAKAIGPDARRGVEVVAVRTVISSLEEKPVDAHDVYLRLHLLSHRLVKPHGQSLDGVFGFLANVAWTSLGPVAVDDVEKVRLNARAEGLHLQVTSVDKFPRMTDYVAPKGVRIADADRVRLGAHLAEGTTVMHEGFVNFNAGTLGTSMVEGRISAGVVIGDGSDIGGGASTMGTLSGGGNMIISIGERCLIGAEAGVGIALGDECVVEAGLYVTAGTRVTMPDGQIVKARELSGASHILFRRNSVTGAVEARPNNAVWGGLNEILHSHN from the coding sequence ATGACCGACACGACTGCTCCTCGCACCACCGGCGCTGTTGCCGCCGGGCTCGCCACCGTCGCCGCCGACGGCACCGTTCTCGACACCTGGTTCCCCGCGCCCGAGCTCGCCCCCGAGCCGGGGCCGTCCGGCACCGAGCGGCTGACCGCCGAGCGGGCCGTCGCCGCGCTCGGTGAGGGTGCCGCGAAGGCGATCGGGCCGGATGCCCGCCGGGGTGTCGAGGTGGTCGCGGTCCGTACGGTCATCTCCTCGCTGGAGGAGAAGCCGGTCGACGCGCACGACGTCTACCTGCGCCTGCACCTCCTGTCGCACCGGCTCGTCAAGCCGCACGGCCAGAGCCTGGACGGCGTCTTCGGCTTCCTCGCCAACGTGGCCTGGACCTCGCTGGGCCCGGTCGCCGTGGACGACGTCGAGAAGGTGCGGCTGAACGCCCGCGCCGAGGGCCTCCACCTCCAGGTGACGTCCGTCGACAAGTTCCCGCGGATGACGGACTACGTCGCCCCCAAGGGCGTCCGGATCGCCGACGCCGACCGGGTGCGGCTCGGCGCGCACCTCGCCGAGGGCACCACCGTCATGCACGAGGGCTTCGTCAACTTCAACGCGGGCACGCTCGGCACCTCGATGGTCGAGGGCCGCATCTCCGCGGGCGTCGTGATCGGTGACGGGTCCGACATCGGCGGGGGCGCCTCCACGATGGGCACGCTGTCCGGCGGCGGCAACATGATCATCTCCATCGGCGAGCGCTGCCTGATCGGCGCCGAGGCGGGCGTCGGCATCGCGCTCGGCGACGAGTGCGTGGTCGAGGCCGGTCTGTACGTCACCGCCGGCACCCGCGTGACCATGCCGGACGGACAGATCGTCAAGGCCCGAGAGCTCTCCGGCGCCTCCCACATCCTCTTCCGCCGCAACTCGGTCACCGGCGCCGTCGAGGCCCGCCCGAACAACGCGGTCTGGGGCGGACTGAACGAGATCCTGCACAGCCACAACTGA
- a CDS encoding AbfB domain-containing protein, whose product MPRSKSRPPKNQPWESGWSPDTSRVPGTRRLWLAGALAIATVAACVTAIVVTEQRADDPSAAPGRATAADPSGPGLISYGTPSPTDTTPPGGKSASPSARTTTSVSEPQGSASEPQGPASASPPAGPPKSPTSQPGSSAPKPTTAWRSVRSANYPERYWHVSGGVVRLDAVRGPESREDSTFRLVEGLADSSCQSFATADGRYLRHRDFVLRADRDDGSSLFEKDATFCPRTSPVSGAIMLESVNFPGRFLRHKDFTLRLEPYQRGGLYQADSAFRLVSGLA is encoded by the coding sequence ATGCCACGAAGCAAGTCCCGGCCCCCGAAGAACCAGCCATGGGAGAGCGGCTGGTCGCCGGACACCTCCCGGGTGCCGGGAACGCGACGCCTGTGGCTGGCCGGCGCGCTGGCGATAGCCACGGTCGCCGCCTGCGTGACGGCGATCGTCGTCACCGAGCAGCGGGCCGACGACCCGTCAGCCGCCCCCGGCCGGGCGACCGCCGCGGACCCGAGCGGCCCCGGCCTGATCTCCTACGGCACGCCCTCCCCGACGGACACCACGCCGCCCGGCGGCAAGAGCGCCTCCCCGTCCGCCCGGACGACCACGAGCGTCTCCGAGCCGCAGGGATCGGCCTCCGAGCCGCAGGGCCCTGCCTCCGCGTCCCCGCCCGCCGGCCCGCCGAAGTCCCCCACCTCGCAGCCCGGTTCGTCCGCCCCGAAGCCGACGACGGCCTGGCGCTCGGTCCGCTCGGCGAACTACCCCGAGCGCTACTGGCATGTCAGCGGCGGCGTGGTGCGGCTCGACGCGGTCCGCGGCCCGGAATCCCGCGAGGACTCCACGTTCAGGCTGGTCGAGGGCCTGGCCGACAGCTCCTGCCAGTCCTTCGCCACCGCCGACGGCAGATACCTCCGCCACCGCGACTTCGTCCTGCGCGCCGACCGCGACGACGGCTCCTCCCTCTTCGAGAAGGACGCCACGTTCTGCCCCCGCACCTCACCGGTGTCCGGCGCGATCATGCTGGAGTCGGTCAACTTCCCGGGCCGCTTCCTGCGCCACAAGGACTTCACGCTCCGTCTGGAGCCGTACCAGCGAGGCGGCCTGTACCAGGCGGACTCGGCGTTCCGGCTGGTGAGCGGGCTGGCCTGA
- a CDS encoding metal-sulfur cluster assembly factor produces MSETVEMKPASEEEVREALYDVVDPELGIDVVNLGLIYGIHIDDANIATIDMTLTSAACPLTDVIEDQAKSATDGLVNELRINWVWMPPWGPDKITDDGREQLRALGFNV; encoded by the coding sequence ATGAGCGAGACCGTTGAGATGAAGCCGGCCTCGGAAGAGGAAGTCCGAGAGGCGCTGTACGACGTCGTCGACCCCGAACTGGGCATCGACGTCGTCAACCTGGGGCTGATCTACGGCATCCACATCGACGACGCGAACATCGCGACGATCGACATGACCCTGACCTCGGCGGCCTGCCCGCTGACGGACGTCATCGAGGACCAGGCCAAGTCCGCCACGGACGGCCTCGTCAACGAGCTGCGCATCAACTGGGTCTGGATGCCGCCGTGGGGCCCCGACAAGATCACGGACGACGGCCGGGAGCAGCTCCGGGCGCTCGGGTTCAACGTCTGA
- the sufU gene encoding Fe-S cluster assembly sulfur transfer protein SufU, whose product MKLDSMYQEVILDHYKHPHGRGLRDGDAEVHHVNPTCGDEITLRVKYDGTTISDVSYEGQGCSISQASASVLNDLLVGKDLADARRIQETFLELMQSKGRIEPDDAMEEVLEDAVAFAGVSKYPARVKCALLSWMAWKDATAQALGGADAERKTA is encoded by the coding sequence GTGAAGCTGGATTCGATGTACCAGGAAGTCATCCTGGACCACTACAAGCACCCGCACGGGCGTGGTCTGAGGGACGGCGACGCCGAGGTGCACCACGTCAACCCGACGTGCGGTGACGAGATCACGTTGCGGGTGAAGTACGACGGCACGACGATCAGCGACGTCTCGTACGAGGGCCAGGGCTGTTCGATCAGCCAGGCCTCCGCCTCCGTGCTGAACGACCTGCTGGTCGGCAAGGACCTGGCGGACGCGCGGAGGATCCAGGAGACCTTCCTGGAGCTGATGCAGTCCAAGGGCCGGATCGAGCCCGACGACGCGATGGAGGAGGTGCTGGAGGACGCGGTCGCGTTCGCCGGTGTCTCCAAGTACCCGGCGCGGGTGAAGTGCGCTCTCCTGAGCTGGATGGCGTGGAAGGACGCGACGGCCCAGGCCCTGGGCGGAGCCGACGCCGAAAGGAAGACCGCATGA
- a CDS encoding cysteine desulfurase: MTQLPGLLDTEALRKDFPILDRQVHDGRKLVYLDNAATSQKPRQVLDALSEYYERYNANVHRGVHVLAEEATALYEGARDKVAAFINAPSRDEVIFTKNASESLNLVANMLGWADEPYRVDHETEIVITEMEHHSNIVPWQLLAQRTGAKLKWFGLTDDGRLDLSNIDEIITEKTKIVSFVLVSNILGTVNPVEAIVRRAQEVGALVCIDASQAAPHMPMDVQALQADFVAFTGHKMCGPTGIGVLWGRQELLEDLPPFLGGGEMIETVSMHSSTYAPAPHKFEAGTPPIAQAVGLGAAIDYLSAIGMDKILAHEHALTEYAVKKLGEVPDLRIIGPATAEDRGAAISFTLGDIHPHDVGQVLDEEGIAVRVGHHCARPVCLRYGIPATTRASFYLYSTPTEIDALVDGLEHVRNFFG, translated from the coding sequence GTGACACAGCTGCCGGGCCTCCTCGACACCGAGGCGCTCCGCAAGGACTTCCCCATCCTGGACCGTCAGGTCCACGACGGCCGGAAGCTCGTGTACCTGGACAACGCGGCGACCTCGCAGAAGCCGCGCCAGGTGCTGGACGCCCTGAGTGAGTACTACGAGCGCTACAACGCCAACGTCCACCGCGGTGTGCATGTGCTCGCCGAGGAGGCCACGGCGCTGTACGAGGGCGCGCGCGACAAGGTCGCCGCCTTCATCAACGCGCCGAGCCGCGACGAGGTGATCTTCACCAAGAACGCCTCCGAGTCGCTCAACCTCGTGGCGAACATGCTGGGCTGGGCCGACGAGCCCTACCGCGTGGACCACGAGACCGAGATCGTGATCACGGAGATGGAGCACCACTCCAACATCGTGCCGTGGCAGCTGCTGGCGCAGCGCACGGGCGCGAAGCTGAAGTGGTTCGGGCTGACCGACGACGGCCGCCTCGACCTCTCCAACATCGACGAGATCATCACCGAGAAGACGAAGATCGTCTCCTTCGTGCTGGTGTCCAACATCCTCGGCACGGTGAACCCCGTCGAGGCGATAGTGCGCCGCGCGCAGGAGGTCGGCGCGCTGGTCTGCATCGACGCCTCGCAGGCCGCGCCGCACATGCCGATGGACGTACAGGCCCTCCAGGCCGACTTCGTGGCCTTCACCGGCCACAAGATGTGCGGCCCGACCGGCATCGGCGTCCTCTGGGGCCGCCAGGAGCTGCTGGAGGACCTGCCCCCGTTCCTGGGCGGCGGCGAGATGATCGAGACGGTGTCGATGCACTCGTCGACGTACGCCCCGGCGCCCCACAAGTTCGAGGCGGGCACCCCGCCGATCGCGCAGGCGGTGGGTCTGGGCGCGGCGATCGACTACCTGTCGGCGATCGGCATGGACAAGATCCTCGCCCATGAGCACGCGCTCACCGAGTACGCGGTGAAGAAGCTCGGTGAGGTCCCGGACCTGAGGATCATCGGCCCGGCCACGGCCGAGGACCGGGGCGCGGCGATCTCGTTCACGCTCGGTGACATCCACCCGCACGACGTGGGCCAGGTCCTCGACGAGGAGGGCATCGCGGTCCGGGTCGGACACCACTGCGCGCGGCCGGTCTGCCTGCGGTACGGAATTCCTGCGACCACGCGAGCGTCGTTCTATCTGTACTCCACGCCGACCGAGATCGACGCGCTGGTCGACGGGCTGGAGCACGTACGGAACTTCTTCGGCTGA
- the sufC gene encoding Fe-S cluster assembly ATPase SufC: MATLEIRDLHVTVEVENGTKEILKGVDLTVKQGETHAIMGPNGSGKSTLAYSLAGHPKYTITGGTVTLDGEDVLAMEVDERARAGLFLAMQYPVEVPGVSVSNFLRTSATAIRGEAPKLRTWVKEVKEAMQRLNMDPAFAERNVNEGFSGGEKKRHEILQLELLKPKVAILDETDSGLDVDALRVVSEGVNRVRESGEVGTMLITHYTRILRYIKPDYVHVFSAGRIVESGGAELADKLENEGYEAYAKHDAVDTKGGVSA, from the coding sequence ATGGCAACGCTTGAAATCCGAGACCTGCACGTCACCGTCGAGGTCGAGAACGGTACGAAGGAAATCCTCAAGGGTGTCGACCTCACCGTGAAGCAGGGCGAGACGCACGCCATCATGGGCCCCAACGGCTCCGGCAAGTCGACGCTCGCCTACTCGCTCGCGGGTCACCCGAAGTACACCATCACCGGCGGCACCGTCACCCTCGACGGCGAGGACGTCCTGGCGATGGAGGTCGACGAGCGCGCCCGCGCCGGCCTGTTCCTCGCGATGCAGTACCCGGTCGAGGTCCCCGGCGTCTCGGTCTCCAACTTCCTGCGCACCTCCGCCACCGCCATCCGCGGCGAGGCCCCCAAGCTGCGCACCTGGGTGAAGGAGGTCAAGGAGGCCATGCAGCGCCTCAACATGGACCCGGCCTTCGCCGAGCGCAACGTCAACGAGGGCTTCTCCGGCGGTGAGAAGAAGCGCCACGAGATCCTTCAGCTGGAGCTGCTCAAGCCGAAGGTAGCGATCCTCGACGAGACGGACTCCGGCCTGGACGTCGATGCCCTGCGCGTCGTCTCCGAGGGCGTCAACCGGGTCCGCGAGAGCGGCGAGGTGGGCACCATGCTCATCACGCACTACACGCGCATCCTGCGCTACATCAAGCCCGACTACGTCCACGTCTTCTCCGCGGGCCGGATCGTCGAGTCCGGCGGCGCCGAACTCGCCGACAAGCTGGAGAACGAGGGCTACGAGGCCTACGCGAAGCACGACGCAGTCGACACGAAGGGTGGCGTATCCGCGTGA
- a CDS encoding non-heme iron oxygenase ferredoxin subunit, with the protein MAAFVRVCGLGELAEDTPKRVELDGTPVSVVRTEGEVFAIHDICSHANVSLSEGEVEDCQIECWLHGSSFDLRTGKPSGLPATRPVPVYPVKIEGDDVLVSLSQES; encoded by the coding sequence ATGGCCGCTTTCGTACGCGTCTGCGGGCTGGGCGAGCTGGCGGAGGACACCCCCAAGCGGGTGGAACTCGACGGCACGCCGGTCTCGGTCGTCCGTACCGAGGGGGAGGTGTTCGCGATCCACGACATCTGCTCGCACGCGAACGTCTCGCTCTCCGAGGGCGAGGTGGAGGACTGCCAGATCGAGTGCTGGCTGCACGGCTCCAGCTTCGACCTCCGCACCGGCAAACCGTCCGGCCTTCCCGCGACGCGCCCCGTCCCCGTTTACCCCGTAAAGATCGAAGGGGACGATGTGCTCGTCTCCCTCTCCCAGGAGTCCTGA
- the sufD gene encoding Fe-S cluster assembly protein SufD, with protein sequence MAEAQNIPVGSTTAGQIAVAAESTVATRMSAPPSFDVADFPVPHGREEEWRFTPLERLRGLHDGTAVATGDGVKVEIDAPEGVVVETVGRDDARLGRAGTPVDRVAAQAYSAFEKAGVITVPKETVLTEPIRIAVHGQGGTTYAHQVVELGAFAEAVVVIDHTGDAVLAANVDYVLGDGAKLTVVSVQDWDDKAVHVGQHNALIGRDATFKSFVVTFGGDLVRLHPRVAYAGPGGEAELFGLYFTDAGQHQEHRLLVDHNTPHCKSNVAYKGALQGEGAHAVWIGDVLIEATAEGTDTYEMNRNLVLTDGARVDSVPNLEIETGEIVGAGHASATGRFDDEQLFYLMARGIPAGEARRLVVRGFFAELVQQIGVDDIEERLLVKIDEELEASV encoded by the coding sequence ATGGCTGAGGCTCAGAACATCCCGGTGGGCAGTACCACTGCCGGCCAGATCGCGGTGGCCGCCGAGTCGACCGTCGCCACGCGCATGAGCGCGCCCCCGTCCTTCGACGTGGCGGACTTCCCGGTCCCCCACGGCCGCGAGGAGGAGTGGCGGTTCACACCGCTGGAGCGGCTGCGCGGGCTGCACGACGGCACCGCGGTCGCCACCGGCGACGGCGTGAAGGTCGAGATCGACGCCCCCGAGGGCGTCGTCGTCGAGACCGTCGGCCGTGACGACGCGCGCCTCGGCAGGGCGGGCACCCCGGTGGACCGGGTCGCCGCCCAGGCGTACTCGGCGTTCGAGAAGGCCGGCGTGATCACCGTCCCCAAGGAGACGGTCCTCACCGAGCCGATCCGGATCGCCGTGCACGGCCAGGGCGGGACCACCTACGCCCACCAGGTCGTCGAGCTGGGTGCCTTCGCCGAGGCCGTCGTCGTCATCGACCACACCGGTGACGCGGTGCTCGCCGCCAACGTCGACTACGTCCTCGGGGACGGCGCCAAGCTGACCGTCGTCTCCGTCCAGGACTGGGACGACAAGGCCGTGCACGTCGGCCAGCACAACGCGCTGATCGGCCGGGACGCCACCTTCAAGTCGTTCGTGGTCACCTTCGGCGGCGACCTGGTCCGTCTGCACCCGCGCGTGGCCTACGCCGGCCCCGGCGGCGAGGCCGAGCTGTTCGGCCTGTACTTCACCGACGCCGGCCAGCACCAGGAGCACCGCCTCCTCGTCGACCACAACACCCCGCACTGCAAGTCGAACGTGGCCTACAAGGGCGCGCTCCAGGGCGAGGGCGCCCACGCGGTGTGGATCGGCGACGTCCTCATCGAGGCCACGGCCGAGGGCACGGACACGTACGAGATGAACCGGAACCTGGTGCTGACCGACGGCGCCCGGGTCGACTCCGTGCCGAACCTGGAGATCGAGACCGGCGAGATCGTCGGCGCGGGTCACGCCTCCGCCACCGGCCGCTTCGACGACGAGCAGCTCTTCTACCTGATGGCCCGCGGCATCCCGGCCGGTGAGGCCCGCCGTCTGGTGGTCCGCGGCTTCTTCGCCGAGCTGGTCCAGCAGATCGGCGTCGACGACATCGAAGAGCGCCTTCTCGTGAAGATCGACGAGGAGCTGGAGGCGTCCGTCTGA
- the sufB gene encoding Fe-S cluster assembly protein SufB has product MTLPTETAHPELEGLGKYEYGWADSDTAGASAKRGISEDVVRDISAKKSEPEWMTKLRLKGLRLFEKKPMPNWGSDLSGIDFDNIKYFVRSTEKQAASWEDLPEDIKNTYDKLGIPEAEKQRLVAGVAAQYESEVVYHQIREDLEEQGVIFLDTDTALKEHPELFKEYFGTVIPVGDNKFASLNTAVWSGGSFIYVPKGVQVEIPLQAYFRINTENMGQFERTLIIVDEGAYVHYVEGCTAPIYKSDSLHSAVVEIIVKKNARCRYTTIQNWSNNVYNLVTKRAVAYEGATMEWIDGNIGSKVTMKYPAVYLMGEHAKGETLSIAFAGEGQHQDAGSKMVHMAPNTSSNIVSKSVARGGGRTSYRGLVEIGEGAHGSKSNVLCDALLVDTISRSDTYPYVDVREDDVSMGHEATVSKVSEDQLFYLMSRGLTEFEAMAMIVRGFVEPIAKELPMEYALELNRLIELQMEGAVG; this is encoded by the coding sequence ATGACTCTCCCCACGGAGACTGCCCACCCCGAACTCGAGGGCCTGGGTAAGTACGAATACGGCTGGGCCGACTCCGACACGGCCGGCGCCTCTGCGAAGCGCGGCATCAGCGAGGACGTCGTCCGCGACATCTCCGCGAAGAAGAGCGAGCCGGAGTGGATGACCAAGCTCCGCCTCAAGGGCCTGCGCCTCTTCGAGAAGAAGCCCATGCCCAACTGGGGATCCGACCTGTCGGGCATCGACTTCGACAACATCAAGTACTTCGTGCGCTCCACGGAGAAGCAGGCGGCGTCCTGGGAGGACCTGCCCGAGGACATCAAGAACACGTACGACAAGCTCGGCATCCCCGAGGCGGAGAAGCAGCGCCTCGTCGCCGGTGTCGCGGCCCAGTACGAGTCCGAGGTCGTCTACCACCAGATCCGTGAGGACCTGGAGGAGCAGGGCGTCATCTTCCTGGACACCGACACGGCCCTGAAGGAGCACCCGGAGCTCTTCAAGGAGTACTTCGGGACCGTCATCCCCGTCGGCGACAACAAGTTCGCGTCGCTGAACACCGCGGTGTGGTCCGGCGGCTCCTTCATCTACGTGCCGAAGGGCGTGCAGGTCGAGATCCCGCTCCAGGCCTACTTCCGTATCAACACGGAGAACATGGGCCAGTTCGAGCGGACCCTGATCATCGTCGACGAGGGTGCCTACGTGCACTACGTCGAGGGCTGCACGGCGCCGATCTACAAGTCGGACTCGCTGCACTCCGCGGTCGTCGAGATCATCGTCAAGAAGAACGCCCGCTGCCGTTACACGACCATCCAGAACTGGTCGAACAACGTCTACAACCTGGTCACCAAGCGCGCCGTGGCGTACGAGGGCGCGACCATGGAGTGGATCGACGGCAACATCGGCTCCAAGGTGACGATGAAGTACCCGGCCGTCTACCTGATGGGCGAGCACGCCAAGGGCGAGACCCTCTCCATCGCCTTCGCGGGCGAGGGCCAGCACCAGGACGCCGGCTCCAAGATGGTCCACATGGCGCCGAACACCTCCTCCAACATCGTCTCCAAGTCGGTGGCGCGCGGTGGCGGTCGTACCTCCTACCGGGGGCTCGTCGAGATCGGCGAGGGCGCCCACGGCTCCAAGTCCAACGTGCTGTGCGACGCGCTGCTCGTCGACACCATCTCCCGCTCCGACACGTACCCCTACGTGGACGTCCGCGAGGACGACGTGTCCATGGGCCACGAGGCGACCGTCTCCAAGGTCTCCGAGGACCAGCTCTTCTACCTGATGAGCCGCGGTCTGACCGAGTTCGAGGCGATGGCGATGATCGTGCGCGGCTTCGTCGAGCCGATCGCGAAGGAGCTGCCCATGGAGTACGCGCTGGAGCTCAACCGGCTGATCGAGCTGCAGATGGAAGGCGCGGTCGGCTGA
- a CDS encoding ArsR family transcriptional regulator yields the protein MKNVGEARETPAGAPQEELATGERSTRNRVARSILDHGPSTVAELAGRLGLTQAAVRRHLDALAADDVVEAREQRVYGARTRGRPAKVFALTDCGRDAFDQSYDKLATDALSWIAEREGGQEAVAAFARARIAAQAGAYRKAVEAAAPERRAEALAKALSAEGYAATARSAPLPQQGEQLCQHHCPVAHVAEKFPQLCEAETEFFAELLGTHVQRLATIAHGDGVCTTFIPRISHTTDIASASTAGRNPA from the coding sequence GTGAAAAACGTCGGAGAGGCTCGGGAGACCCCCGCGGGGGCCCCTCAGGAGGAACTCGCGACCGGTGAGCGCTCGACGCGCAACCGGGTCGCGCGGTCCATCCTGGACCACGGGCCGTCGACCGTCGCCGAGCTCGCCGGACGCCTCGGCCTCACCCAGGCCGCCGTCCGCCGCCATCTCGACGCACTGGCCGCCGACGACGTCGTGGAGGCACGCGAGCAGCGGGTCTACGGCGCGCGGACCCGCGGGCGTCCCGCCAAGGTCTTCGCGCTCACCGACTGCGGCCGTGACGCCTTCGACCAGTCCTACGACAAGCTGGCCACGGACGCGCTGAGCTGGATCGCCGAGCGCGAGGGCGGGCAGGAGGCGGTCGCCGCCTTCGCCCGGGCCAGGATCGCCGCCCAGGCGGGCGCCTACCGCAAGGCGGTGGAGGCCGCCGCCCCGGAGCGGCGAGCCGAAGCCCTCGCCAAGGCCCTGAGCGCGGAGGGGTACGCTGCTACGGCGCGCAGCGCGCCCCTGCCCCAGCAGGGTGAGCAGCTCTGCCAGCACCACTGCCCGGTCGCCCATGTCGCGGAGAAGTTCCCCCAGTTGTGCGAGGCGGAGACGGAGTTCTTCGCCGAGCTGCTCGGGACGCACGTCCAGCGACTGGCGACCATCGCGCACGGCGACGGTGTCTGCACGACGTTCATCCCCAGGATTTCCCACACCACTGATATCGCATCTGCAAGCACGGCCGGGAGGAACCCCGCATGA